A DNA window from Fragaria vesca subsp. vesca linkage group LG3, FraVesHawaii_1.0, whole genome shotgun sequence contains the following coding sequences:
- the LOC101312425 gene encoding syntaxin-71-like encodes MSVIDILSRVETICRKYDKYDIEKQRELNAFGDDVFSRHYAHVEDEIQDLHLKAEKSAMESNRAVAVATNVEIRRSKARLMEELPKLRKLAQKKVKGLSKEDLETRIDLVFTLPERIQEIPDGTEAPATKVGVWASSASHKNIKFDSSDGNFKNEFFQQTEESNQFRHEYEMRKTRQDQGLDIISEGLGTLKELAQDMNEEMDRQVPLIDEIDTKVDKVTSDIKNNNVRLKENLYKMRSSRNFCIDITLLCIILGIALYLYK; translated from the exons ATGAGCGTCATCGACATCCTCTCCCGAGTCGAAACAATATGCAGGAAGTACGACAAGTATGACATCGAGAAGCAGCGCGAGCTGAATGCCTTCGGCGACGATGTCTTCTCTCGCCACTACGCCCATGTGGAAGACGAAATCCAAGACCTTCACCTG AAAGCGGAGAAGTCTGCGATGGAAAGTAATAGGGCGGTTGCGGTGGCCACTAATGTGGAGATTCGTCGATCTAAGGCCCGATTGATGGAAGAACTTCCTAAGCTTCGTAAATTGGCTCAAAAGAAG GTAAAAGGGTTGTCCAAAGAAGATCTAGAAACACGCATTGATCTGGTTTTTACATTGCCTGAGAGGATTCAAGAAATACCAGATGGGACAGAAGCTCCTGCCACTAAAGTTGGAGTTTGGGCATCTTCAGCATCTCATAAAAATATAAAGTTTGACTCATCAG ATGGAAATTTTAAGAATGAGTTTTTTCAGCAAACTGAAGAGTCGAATCAATTTCGGCATGAGTATGAAATGCGGAAGACGAGACAG GATCAAGGTCTAGATATCATATCAGAAGGATTGGGTACGCTGAAAGAATTGGCACAAGATATGAATGAG GAAATGGATCGACAGGTCCCGTTAATTGATGAGATAGATACGAAG GTGGATAAGGTGACATCTGACATTAAAAATAATAATGTGAGGCTTAAGGAAAATCTTTACAAG ATGAGATCGAGCCGAAATTTCTGCATTGATATTACTTTGCTGTGTATAATTCTGGGGATCGCCTTATATCTATACAAGTAA